A window from Desulfuromonadales bacterium encodes these proteins:
- a CDS encoding ABC transporter substrate-binding protein, with protein MAPPKTALLLTIVATALIVLLGAVRAMAAGEIKIAVFVSYDAPPMAEALAGFKESLARQGVSAVYELYPLQETSGQNRRRPAAVREDGTRLILALGSLALETAGREAAGIPVVAGMVLREADIRPGRGVTGVFLEFPIETQLAWLLHLMPDARRIGVVFNPAENRDTIEAAGKIAGRMGLELLAREVTTPLELPGALESLANRADVLWGISDNVVVTPQTARSLLLFSFRNRIPFIGLSTAWVKAGALYALDRDYRDIGRQCAELAAKVLAGAEAGSLAPVPPRRVTYSLNLKTAEQMKMHVPSSLSKAAEQLFQED; from the coding sequence TTGGCGCCTCCGAAAACAGCTCTCCTTCTGACGATTGTCGCGACGGCCCTGATCGTCCTGCTGGGAGCCGTGCGCGCCATGGCGGCCGGCGAGATCAAAATCGCCGTCTTCGTCAGCTATGATGCCCCTCCCATGGCGGAAGCCCTGGCCGGGTTCAAGGAAAGTCTCGCCCGCCAGGGGGTCAGCGCGGTCTATGAACTTTATCCGCTGCAGGAGACATCCGGCCAGAACCGCCGGCGGCCCGCCGCGGTCAGAGAGGATGGAACCCGCCTGATTCTGGCCCTCGGCTCCCTGGCTCTGGAGACCGCCGGCCGGGAAGCCGCCGGCATCCCGGTCGTTGCCGGCATGGTGCTGCGGGAGGCGGACATCCGACCCGGCCGCGGGGTTACGGGTGTCTTTCTCGAATTCCCGATCGAAACCCAGTTGGCCTGGCTGCTGCACCTGATGCCCGATGCCCGCCGTATCGGCGTCGTTTTCAACCCGGCGGAGAACCGCGACACCATCGAGGCGGCCGGCAAGATAGCGGGCCGGATGGGACTGGAGCTGCTCGCCCGGGAGGTGACTACTCCGCTGGAGCTGCCCGGCGCGCTGGAGAGCCTGGCCAACCGGGCGGACGTGCTCTGGGGAATCAGCGACAACGTGGTCGTCACCCCGCAGACTGCCAGAAGCCTCCTGCTCTTTTCCTTTCGCAATCGCATTCCCTTCATCGGGCTCTCGACCGCCTGGGTGAAGGCGGGTGCCCTCTACGCCCTCGACCGGGATTACCGCGACATCGGCCGGCAATGCGCCGAGCTGGCCGCCAAGGTGCTGGCGGGGGCCGAGGCCGGTTCGCTGGCGCCGGTTCCGCCCCGCCGGGTCACCTATTCACTGAACCTCAAGACGGCGGAACAGATGAAGATGCATGTTCCCTCCTCGCTGAGCAAGGCCGCCGAACAGCTTTTCCAGGAGGATTGA